In Polyodon spathula isolate WHYD16114869_AA chromosome 27, ASM1765450v1, whole genome shotgun sequence, one DNA window encodes the following:
- the LOC121301646 gene encoding dnaJ homolog subfamily A member 3, mitochondrial-like, which produces MMASSAACCSARWISIAVSTGQRRACCQLASATRIPRSVHSQGSPAGALQYRCGATGVGTGLTLRGLTGLGAPSAICAASFHTSASHPNKQDFYQVLGVPRSSTQKEIKKAYYQLAKKYHPDTNKDDPQAKEKFAQLAEAYEVLSDEVKRKQYDTYGSAGFDPGRAGAGSQQYWRGGASVDPEELFRKIFGEFSGSQFGNMNSMFDQPQEYIMELTFTQAAKGVNKEIAVNIEDSCQRCDGKGHEPGTKVQHCHYCSGTGMETINTGPFVMRSTCRRCGGRGSVMVTPCISCRGSGQTKQRRTVVVPVPAGVEDGQTVRMPVGKKEIFISFRVQRSPVFRREGADIHSDLFISIAQAILGGTARTQGLYETVNIMVGTCGTTHTS; this is translated from the exons ATGATGGCGTCCTCTGCAGCTTGCTGTTCTGCACGCTGGATCTCCATAGCTGTCTCGACCGGGCAGCGCCGGGCTTGTTGCCAGCTTGCCTCCGCAACGAGAATACCTCGCTCCGTCCACAGCCAGGGCTCACCCGCGGGTGCGCTGCAGTACCGGTGCGGGGCGACAGGAGTCGGGACTGGCTTGACATTGAGAGGGCTGACAG GACTGGGTGCCCCCAGTGCAATCTGTGCTGCTTCCTTCCACACCAGTGCCTCTCATCCCAACAAGCAGGACTTCTACCAAGTGCTGGGGGTGCCGCGCTCCTCCACTCAGAAAGAGATCAAGAAGGCTTATTACCAG CTTGCTAAGAAGTACCATCCAGACACAAATAAGGATGACCCTCAGGCCAAAGAGAAGTTTGCCCAGCTGGCTGAAGCATACGAG GTGCTGAGTGACGAGGTGAAGAGAAAGCAGTATGACACCTACGGGTCCGCTGGGTTTGACCCAGGCCGGGCCGGTGCCGGCAGCCAGCAGTACTGGCGCGGGGGGGCCAGCGTCGACCCAGAGGAGCTCTTCCGCAAGATCTTCGGGGAGTTCTCTGGCTCGCAATTCGGGAATATGAACTCCATGTTCGACCAGCCACAGGAG TACATCATGGAGCTGACTTTCACCCAGGCGGCCAAGGGGGTAAATAAAGAGATTGCGGTGAACATTGAAGATTCCTGCCAGCGCTGCGACGGCAAGGGGCATGAGCCGGGTACCAAGGTGCAGCACTGCCACTACTGCAGCGGCACGGGCATG GAAACGATAAACACCGGCCCCTTCGTGATGCGCTCCACCTGTCGACGTTGCGGTGGGCGTGGCTCGGTCATGGTCACACCCTGCATATCGTGCCGTGGGTCGGGCCAGACCAAACAGAGGCGGACAGTGGTAGTGCCGGTCCCTGCAG GGGTGGAGGATGGGCAGACGGTCAGGATGCCTGTGGGGAAGAAGGAGATCTTTATCTCGTTTCGG GTTCAGAGGAGCCCGGTGTTCAGGAGAGAAGGGGCGGACATTCACTCGGACCTCTTCATCTCCATAGCGCAGGCGATCCTGGGGGGTACGGCCCGGACACAGGGCCTGTACGAGACTGTCAACATCATGGTGGGTACCTGCGGCACCACACACACCTCCTGA
- the cfap70 gene encoding cilia- and flagella-associated protein 70: MELYPAGRETMPVDITVLRGKNLKGSKAESLLNVRVEFNAAVLGDSPKLEQSAEQGVEFNFTCRFDCSEGLNTLDDLAHKPVILTLVEILPKEKKQKEEKTIILGQAVVDLLPLLQGQHTFTTTVTLHPAPGSPTETGTAEGSKPILEVAVSVPDTLLSDAQLADSNLFRVSVETAYSVPEVWSMTGPQFSYMACLQVPVSLEKEQLLFFPNGALKPGGEREPVPRPKKWTSGSILAPGAQYIPASFIEGGPAEGEDGELSGPEYREFRAEAESTKKRVSWDTERRFFMEPASQACLVKRVSDCRYWPVEFMRTPLATTTKGKAAKGDEDVPISFHGVAYVDMAPLLYPGVKRIRGAYNILPFSEIDLYTKTKRQGSILKEYLRLSSQMGRGTVSSAIGSSHFRGAPGKITKDEKGPKDNAKKLSIQPSVQKPQESDSVVEFETVAPPNPEGQMYAEANSYIVIEVALDKPLVRKRRPEELTKRVAELIPPRPAIPRRTAGAERAVKDFHGQVASVAGLVLEQYQELFGGALAQGELPLDPSAQEERKAKLLGELNYSGKYFAFKEQLKHSVVRIVREKFLKTTTFPSQEELQAFLSQLYIFLVDQMHISLNKTLSVDVPETETQPFTDCAQLKHFAREAEVNEDYELAAMYYQERLARDRSNPDHWFDYGAFCLLISDHAKAEDCFHHAVAIDQRHLPSLLLCGVLAEMQGCFADAETFFESGTRVEPSNVLAWTMLGLYNEAQGNEIWAEMAFLEAAKWMKAEAGEGSLTQAVGEPCLSEGKSAQLQEGATVSEKRVPVTEERDVEVEGEGVVSEAEQTAAVSEPAVLKPRESAPCHTNTIYMEAAKFLLQANALQFAQRALAQDLLSPAGGTSCSYYLALARLHLQRRDFESADQNLQEALHVNQENPDVWALIGHLHYMRRDFHKARECYKRNLDFVTDASEMHPVYLRLGTIYLQEDQFEKAKLTFLRACKNSPSCLSWLGLGTACYRLGELTEAEDALAEANILNNRNPEVWGYLSLVCLQTGRQLEAEQSYKYAVKLKLKNEALLQEIHTLQQRVGFGNPAF; encoded by the exons ATGGAGCTGTATCCAGCAGGTCGAGAGACAATGCCGGTGGATATCACTGTTCTGCGAGGCAAAAATCTG aaaggctcaaaagCAGAATCCTTGCTGAATGTCCGTGTCGAGTTCAACGCTGCGGTGCTGGGGGACTCCCCGAAGCTTGAGCAGTCGGCGGAACAGGGCGTGGAGTTCAACTTCACCTGCAGGTTCGACTGCTCAGAGGGGCTCAACACGTTGGATGACCTGGCACACAAGCCCGTCATCT TGACCCTCGTTGAAATCCTGCCGAAGGAGAAGAAGCAGAAGGAAGAGAAGACGATTATTTTGGGCCAGGCTGTTGTGGATCTGCTGCCTCTGTTGCAGG GTCAACATACATTCACAACCACTGTCACCCTGCACCCGGCTCCAGGCTCCCCAACTGAAACCGGCACAGCTGAAGGGAGCAAG CCTATCCTGGAGGTAGCTGTGTCAGTCCCGGACACCCTGCTGTCAGATGCCCAGCTCGCCGACTCCAACCTGTTCAGGGTTTCTGTGGAAACGGCGTACTCTGTCCCCGAAGTGTGGAGCATGACGGGGCCGCAGTTCAGCTACATGGCCTGTCTGCAGGTGCCAGTCTCGCTCGAG AAAGAGCAGCTGCTGTTCTTCCCCAACGGAGCCCTGAAgccagggggagagagagagcctgTGCCCAGGCCGAAGAAGTGGACGAGCGGGTCGATCCTGGCACCAGGGGCCCAATACATCCCTGCCTCCTTCATCGAGGGGGGGCCAGCTGAGGGAGAGGACGGGGAGCTGTCTGGCCCTGAG TACAGGGAGTTCCGTGCAGAGGCAGAGAGCACCAAGAAGAGGGTGAGCTGGGATACTGAGAGACGCTTCTTCATGGAACCCGCTAGCCAGGCCTG CCTGGTGAAGCGGGTTTCAGACTGTCGCTACTGGCCAGTGGAGTTCATGAGGACTCCCTTGGCGACCACCACCAAGGGGAAGGCAGCCAAG GGGGACGAGGACGTTCCGATCTCCTTCCATGGCGTGGCCTACGTGGACATGGCGCCCCTGCTGTACCCTGGGGTCAAGCGAATCCGAGGGGCCTATAACATCCTACCATTCAGTGAGATAGACCTGTACACCAAG ACGAAGCGACAAGGCAGCATCCTTAAAGAGTACCTCCGGCTTTCAAGCCAAATGGGCAGGGGGACGGTGTCCTCTGCCATCGGCTCCTCGCACTTCAGAGGGGCCCCTGGCAAAATCACCAAGGATGAGAAGGGGCCAAAGGATAATGCCAAAAAG CTATCTATACAGCCGTCAGTTCAGAAACCTCAGGAGTCGGACAGCGTGGTCGAGTTTGAAACTGTAGCACCCCCAAATCCAGAAGGACAG ATGTACGCAGAGGCGAACTCCTACATCGTGATTGAAGTCGCTCTGGATAAACCTCTGGTGCGGAAGAGACGGCCAGAGGAACTCACCAAGAG AGTAGCGGAGCTGATCCCTCCCAGGCCTGCTATACCACGCCGCACAGCTGGGGCAGAGAGG GCGGTGAAGGATTTCCATGGGCAGGTGGCAAGTGTGGCAGGCCTGGTGCTGGAGCAGTACCAGGAGCTGTTCGGAGGGGCCCTGGCGCAGGGGGAGCTGCCCCTTGACCCCTCAGCACAGGAGGAGCGTAAGGCCAAGCTGCTGGGAGAGCTCAACTACTCAGGAAAGTACTTTGCCTTCAAGGAGCAGCTCAAG cacTCAGTGGTAAGGATTGTGCGAGAGAAATTCCTCAAGACCACAACCTTCCCCAGCCAGGAGGAGCTGCAGGCCTTCCTGAGTCAGCTGTACATTTTCCTGGTAGATCAGATGCACATCTCACTGAACAAG ACTTTGTCGGTGGATGTTCCTGAGACAGAGACCCAGCCCTTTACAGACTGCGCTCAGCTCAAACACTTTGCCAGGGAGGCAGAGGTAAATGAGGACTACGAGCTGGCTGCCATGTACTACCAAGAG AGACTGGCGCGGGACCGCAGTAACCCCGATCACTGGTTCGACTATGGTGCGTTCTGCCTGCTCATCTCTGATCACGCCAAGGCAGAGGACTGTTTCCACCACGCTGTGGCCATCGACCAGCGACACCTGCCCAG CCTGCTGCTCTGTGGGGTCCTGGCTGAGATGCAAGGCTGCTTTGCGGATGCTGAGACTTTCTTTGAGAGCGGGACCCGTGTGGAGCCGAGTAATGTCCTGGCCTGGACTATGTTAG GGCTGTACAACGAGGCGCAGGGGAATGAGATCTGGGCAGAGATGGCGTTTTTGGAAGCTGCTAAATGGATGAAGGCGGAGGCAGGGGAGGGGAGCCTGACCCAGGCTGTGGGGGAGCCCTGTCTGAGTGAAGGCAAATCCGCGCAGCTGCAGGAGGGGGCCACAGTGTCTGAGAAGAGAGTCCCAGTGACCGAGGAGAGAG ACGTGGAGGTGGAAGGTGAGGGTGTGGTCAGTGAGGCCGAGCAGACAGCAGCAGTGTCGGAGCCTGCTGTGCTGAAACCCCGCGAGAGCGCCCCCTGTCACACCAACACTATCTACATGGAGGCAGCCAAGTTCCTGCTCCAGGCCAATGCCCTACAG TTTGCCCAGCGAGCCCTGGCCCAGGACCTGCTGTCTCCAGCGGGAGGGACCAGCTGCTCCTATTACTTGGCTCTAGCCAGGCTCCACCTCCAGAGGCGGGACTTTGAAAGTGCAGACCAGAACCTACAGGAGGCGCTTCATGTCAATCAGGAG AACCCGGACGTGTGGGCTCTCATCGGGCACCTCCACTACATGCGCAGGGACTTCCACAAGGCCAGGGAGTGCTACAAGCGCAACCTGGACTTCGTGACAGACGCCTCTGAGATGCACCCTGTCTACCTCAGGCTGGGCACCATCTATCTGCAGGAGGACCAG TTTGAGAAGGCAAAACTCACCTTCCTGCGCGCCTGCAAAAACTCACCTTCCTGCTTGTCCTGGCTGGGCCTCGGGACCGCCTGCTACAGG CTGGGGGAGCTGACGGAGGCGGAGGACGCTCTCGCGGAGGCAAACATCCTGAATAACAGAAACCCAGAGGTGTGGGGCTACCTGTCCCTCGTGTGTCTCCAG ACTGGCAGACAGCTAGAAGCGGAGCAGAGTTATAAATATGCTGTCAAG TTAAAGCTGAAGAACGAAGCTCTTCTGCAGGAGATCCATACCCTGCAGCAGCGAGTCGGTTTTGGAAACCCTGCGTTCTGA
- the LOC121301471 gene encoding heme oxygenase 2-like has protein sequence MPALKAEEPGQEETVQNGGDVVYEEHDDDDGVSPSDLSELLKAGTVEAHDKAENTQFVKDFLKGHIRKELFKLGAVALYFTYSALEEEMDGNRDQPQFAPLYFPEELHRREALAKDLEFFYGENWQAVVQLSEATRKYVDRIHEVGRSEPELLVAHAYTRYMGDLSGGQVLKKVAQRALKLPSTGEGVQFYTFDNISNAKEFKQLYRSRMNDLDLDQETKHRIVEEANRAFGFNMEIFNELERVGKTIKDEVLDGGLPEYDGKGDLSKCPYYAAKTAAGGGSACACHMAMAVLRHPTGQVIMSACIALLAGVAAWYLM, from the exons ATGCCTGCATTGAAAGCAGAGGAGCCTGGGCAGGAAGAGACCGTGCAGAATGGGGGAGACGTTGTGTATGAGGAGCACGATGACGATGACGGAGTCAG CCCCAGTGACCTGTCCGAGCTGCTGAAGGCAGGGACTGTGGAGGCTCACGACAAGGCTGAGAACACGCAGTTCGTCAAGGACTTCCTGAAAGGCCACATCAGGAAGGAGCTCTTTAAG CTGGGGGCGGTGGCCCTGTACTTCACATACTCTGCCCTGGAGGAGGAGATGGATGGGAACAGGGATCAGCCCCAGTTCGCCCCGCTCTACTTCCCAGAGGAGCTGCACCGACGGGAGGCGCTGGCCAAAGACCTGGAGTTCTTCTACGGAGAGAACTGGCAGGCGGTGGTGCAGCTCTCGGAGGCCACGCGGAAGTACGTGGACCGAATCCACGAGGTGGGGCGCAGCGAGCCGGAGCTGCTGGTGGCCCACGCGTACACCCGCTACATGGGGGACCTGTCCGGGGGCCAGGTGCTAAAGAAGGTGGCCCAGCGGGCCCTGAAGCTGCCCAGCACCGGAGAGGGGGTCCAGTTCTACACCTTCGACAACATCAGCAATGCCAAGGAGTTCAAGCAGCTGTACCGCAGCAGGATGAACGACCTGGACCTCGACCAGGAGACCAAGCACAGGATCGTGGAGGAGGCCAACCGCGCCTTCGGCTTCAACATGGAG ATTTTCAACGAGCTGGAAAGAGTTGGTAAGACTATAAAGGACGAGGTGTTGGATGGGGGTCTGCCGGAGTACGACGGGAAAGGAGACCTCAGTAAATGCCCGTACTACGCTGCAAAAACAG CTGCTGGTGGTGGCTCTGCCTGTGCCTGCCACATGGCCATGGCAGTCCTGAGACACCCCACTGGGCAGGTCATAATGTCTGCCTGCATTGCCCTGCTAGCAGGTGTGGCTGCTTGGTACCTGATGTGA
- the LOC121301512 gene encoding G-protein coupled estrogen receptor 1-like: MEMHTNSMIHTYVNDTALELNGSYVCNETTYRGLAEVSADTYQFYVVSLFLSCLYTIFLFPIGFIGNILILVVNLTHRDKMTIPDLYFVNLAAADLILVADSLIEVFNLNEKYYDIAILCTFMSLFLQINMYSSIFFLTWMSFDRYMALASGMKTGPFRTMQQARLSCALIWMASILATLMPFTIVQAQHTGEVHFCFANVVEIQWLEVTLGFLVPFSIIGLCYSLIVRILMRAQKHRGLWPRRQKALRMIVVVVLVFFICWLPENVFISIQLLQGTGDPAHPDDWTLMHSHPLAGHIVNLAAFSNSCLNPIIYSFLGETFRDKLRLFINQKASWSALHRFCHHTLDFQISVRNEVSEV; this comes from the coding sequence ATGGAAATGCACACAAACTCAATGATCCACACCTATGTAAACGACACAGCGTTGGAGCTGAACGGTTCTTATGTCTGCAATGAAACCACATACCGTGGCTTGGCCGAGGTCAGCGCAGACACCTACCAGTTCTACGTCGTCAGTCTCTTCCTCTCGTGCTTGTACACCATCTTCCTCTTTCCCATCGGCTTCATCGGCAATATCCTGATCTTGGTCGTGAACCTGACGCACCGGGACAAGATGACCATCCCGGATCTCTACTTCGTTAACCTGGCCGCAGCAGACCTCATCTTGGTGGCGGACTCCCTGATCGAGGTCTTCAACCTCAACGAGAAATACTACGACATCGCCATCCTCTGCACCTTCATGTCCCTGTTCCTCCAGATCAACATGTACAGCAGCATCTTCTTCCTGACCTGGATGAGCTTCGACCGCTACATGGCTCTGGCCAGTGGCATGAAAACTGGGCCCTTCAGAACCATGCAGCAGGCCCGGCTGAGCTGCGCTCTCATTTGGATGGCCTCCATACTGGCCACCTTGATGCCCTTCACCATCGTGCAAGCCCAGCACACGGGGGAGGTCCATTTCTGCTTCGCCAACGTGGTGGAAATACAGTGGCTGGAGGTGACTCTGGGATTCCTTGTGCCCTTTTCCATCATCGGGCTCTGCTACTCCTTGATCGTGAGGATCCTCATGAGGGCTCAGAAGCACAGGGGCTTGTGGCCCAGGAGGCAGAAGGCACTCCGCATGATCGTGGTGGTGGTCCTGGTGTTCTTCATCTGCTGGCTTCCCGAAAACGTCTTCATCAGCATCCAGCTCCTCCAAGGGACAGGTGACCCCGCGCACCCAGACGACTGGACGTTGATGCACAGCCACCCACTGGCCGGGCACATCGTCAACCTGGCTGCCTTCTCCAACAGCTGCCTCAACCCAATCATTTACAGCTTCTTGGGGGAGACGTTCAGGGACAAACTGAGGCTGTTCATTAACCAGAAAGCAAGCTGGTCCGCACTGCATCGCTTCTGTCACCACACCTTGGATTTTCAGATCTCTGTTCGGAACGAAGTttcagaggtttaa